The following are from one region of the Desulfuromonas sp. TF genome:
- the lpxK gene encoding tetraacyldisaccharide 4'-kinase, with product MNRVTAWHRRLVLEGPKSPGQWLLQSLLLPLGWLYGIIASVRVWLYRREVLSSYRAGVPVVSVGNLSVGGTGKTPMTDHLIRYFQNRGRKVAVVSRGYRGRVRDVAVVSAGDDPLLSPEICGDEPLLLARRNPGAVVLAAPRRSAGVRLAVERFGAQIVILDDGFQHLAVQRDLDIVLLDARCPMGNHRVLPAGLLREFPSALERGDLLVLTRSQGDEKFLFRHGKPLVRCRHAFDALAISLRGESIPLIHLADKKGVAFAGIADPEGFFASLTSAGLSLVNTVSFPDHAAYNEETLYHLEKVAGEADFLVTTEKDGVKLASDAFSLPCYQVSLKLDFFEPADLERALDSLIE from the coding sequence ATGAACCGTGTGACCGCATGGCATCGACGGCTGGTTCTTGAGGGGCCGAAAAGTCCCGGGCAGTGGCTGCTCCAGTCTTTGCTGCTCCCCCTTGGATGGCTCTACGGCATCATCGCATCTGTCCGCGTGTGGCTCTACCGCCGGGAGGTCCTTTCTTCCTATCGCGCCGGAGTCCCTGTTGTTTCCGTCGGCAATCTCTCGGTCGGAGGGACAGGCAAGACCCCCATGACGGATCATCTGATCAGGTATTTCCAGAACAGGGGGCGCAAGGTGGCCGTGGTGAGCCGGGGATACCGTGGGCGCGTGCGGGATGTCGCCGTGGTCAGTGCCGGCGACGATCCCCTCCTGTCTCCGGAGATCTGCGGAGACGAGCCGCTTCTTCTGGCCCGGCGCAATCCGGGAGCTGTCGTCCTTGCCGCCCCACGCCGCTCCGCCGGAGTCCGTCTGGCTGTGGAGCGCTTCGGCGCCCAGATCGTCATCCTTGACGATGGATTTCAGCACCTAGCCGTGCAGCGCGATCTCGATATCGTCCTTCTCGATGCCCGTTGTCCTATGGGAAACCACAGAGTTCTGCCGGCGGGCCTGCTGCGGGAGTTTCCCTCGGCTTTGGAGCGAGGCGACCTGCTGGTGCTCACCCGCAGCCAGGGCGATGAAAAATTCCTTTTTCGGCATGGAAAGCCGCTAGTCCGCTGTCGCCACGCCTTCGACGCCCTGGCGATCTCTCTGCGCGGTGAGAGCATCCCGCTCATTCATCTGGCCGATAAGAAGGGCGTCGCTTTTGCCGGTATTGCTGATCCCGAGGGGTTTTTTGCTTCCCTGACATCTGCCGGTCTCAGTCTGGTGAATACCGTTTCGTTTCCTGATCACGCCGCATACAATGAGGAAACACTCTATCATTTGGAAAAGGTCGCCGGCGAGGCCGATTTTCTGGTGACCACGGAAAAGGACGGTGTTAAACTGGCAAGCGATGCTTTTTCACTCCCCTGCTATCAAGTATCTCTGAAACTCGATTTTTTTGAACCGGCCGACCTCGAAAGGGCTCTCGATTCACTGATCGAATAA
- a CDS encoding Trm112 family protein → MAISKELLSILACPKCKGDIYLKEDEGSIVCDSCRLVYPIRDDIPVMLIDEAEEFQEEKG, encoded by the coding sequence ATGGCCATATCGAAAGAACTACTGAGTATTCTGGCTTGTCCCAAGTGCAAAGGGGACATCTATCTGAAAGAGGACGAGGGGAGCATCGTCTGCGACAGCTGTCGTCTGGTCTATCCGATCCGTGACGACATCCCGGTGATGCTCATCGATGAGGCGGAAGAATTCCAGGAGGAGAAAGGTTAA
- the waaF gene encoding lipopolysaccharide heptosyltransferase II has translation MKSLDFSNIERILVRQTNWIGDAVMTTPAMGAIRATFPRAEIVVTANPLVAELFRHHPDCDRVVVFDKKGAHRGARGMLRFAGELRRERFDLAVLLQNAVEAAVIAVLAGIPRRAGYRTDGRRLLLTHGVTMGEAEKRLHHTAYYLHMLEAVGIRGGKGALRLRCTAEELDWARKTLGDGEFVAINPGAAYGSAKRWIPERFAEVGDCLAREYGIRVVLTGGPGEVEIGRDIEADMSSRPLNLIGRTGVRQMMAVLSLCRLMVTNDSGPMHVAAAFGIPIAAIFGPTDHTTTSPLAENCRIIRKEIDCAPCLLRQCPTDHRCMEAVSVGDVLAGARQLLGREG, from the coding sequence TTGAAATCCCTCGATTTTTCGAACATAGAACGAATTCTTGTACGCCAGACCAACTGGATCGGCGATGCCGTCATGACTACTCCCGCCATGGGAGCGATCCGGGCCACTTTCCCCCGGGCCGAGATCGTGGTGACGGCCAATCCTCTTGTGGCCGAACTCTTTCGACATCATCCCGATTGCGACCGTGTCGTGGTGTTTGATAAAAAGGGTGCGCACAGAGGAGCCCGAGGGATGCTTCGCTTTGCCGGAGAATTGCGCCGCGAGAGATTCGACCTGGCAGTGCTGCTGCAGAATGCGGTAGAAGCGGCGGTGATCGCCGTTCTGGCCGGAATTCCGAGGCGGGCAGGATATCGTACCGACGGCCGCCGTCTTCTTCTGACTCACGGCGTGACAATGGGCGAGGCGGAGAAACGTCTGCATCATACGGCCTATTATCTTCACATGCTGGAGGCCGTGGGGATCCGGGGCGGGAAAGGCGCGCTTCGGCTGCGGTGCACCGCGGAAGAATTGGATTGGGCCCGGAAAACGCTGGGGGACGGGGAGTTCGTCGCCATCAATCCCGGGGCGGCTTACGGCTCGGCCAAGCGCTGGATCCCGGAGCGTTTCGCTGAAGTCGGCGATTGCCTGGCAAGGGAATACGGAATTCGCGTCGTGCTCACCGGTGGTCCCGGAGAGGTGGAAATCGGTCGGGATATCGAGGCGGACATGTCGTCGCGTCCGCTGAACCTTATCGGCCGAACGGGAGTCCGTCAGATGATGGCCGTTCTCTCTCTGTGCCGGCTGATGGTCACCAACGATTCCGGCCCGATGCATGTGGCGGCGGCCTTCGGTATCCCCATTGCGGCCATTTTCGGTCCCACCGACCATACCACCACCTCTCCCCTGGCTGAAAACTGCCGGATTATCCGCAAGGAGATCGACTGCGCCCCCTGCCTGCTGCGCCAGTGCCCCACCGACCACCGGTGCATGGAGGCGGTTTCCGTCGGAGACGTCCTTGCCGGAGCCCGCCAGTTGTTGGGGAGGGAAGGATGA
- the waaC gene encoding lipopolysaccharide heptosyltransferase I, whose product MKVLIVKVSALGDVVHALPVLAWLKSADPEMEIDWLMEESFAPLLDGHPLIRKVHRLRTRAWRLDGPGAGIRGSLEIAGRLRREAYDVVLDLQGNSKSALFTLLTGAPHRFGFDRDGVRECPNLLATNRKVALGTENHHITDRSLAIARKAFPGGTQPPAAGPLPIDGKARSVIEQMLNERGMSGKTLVVLHYGTTWKTKLWPLDLWCELAGALCGLEGCRPILTWGSEEERVAVASIHEASGERAAIWPRGSLTELAALLERADLVIGGDTGPIHIAAAVGTPTVSLFRVTDAERNGPQGKDHIRLQAPLDCSPCLKKACERDDECGHSIDIDRVLRAALSLIEGRSCTK is encoded by the coding sequence ATGAAGGTACTGATCGTCAAGGTGAGCGCCCTCGGCGATGTCGTCCATGCGCTGCCGGTGCTCGCCTGGCTCAAGAGCGCCGATCCGGAGATGGAGATCGACTGGCTGATGGAGGAATCCTTCGCGCCGCTGCTTGATGGGCACCCTCTTATCCGCAAGGTGCACCGACTGCGCACCCGGGCCTGGCGGCTAGATGGACCGGGCGCCGGAATCCGGGGGTCCCTGGAGATCGCCGGCCGACTGCGGCGGGAAGCCTACGATGTGGTTCTCGATCTGCAGGGAAACAGCAAGAGCGCCCTGTTTACTCTTTTGACCGGTGCTCCCCATCGTTTTGGTTTCGACCGGGACGGTGTTCGCGAATGCCCTAACCTGCTGGCCACCAATCGAAAAGTCGCCCTGGGAACGGAAAACCATCACATCACCGATCGTTCGCTGGCGATTGCCCGGAAGGCATTCCCGGGCGGGACCCAGCCTCCCGCAGCCGGTCCCCTGCCCATCGACGGCAAGGCCCGTTCGGTGATTGAGCAGATGCTGAACGAGAGAGGAATGTCCGGGAAGACCCTCGTCGTTCTTCATTACGGCACCACCTGGAAGACGAAGCTGTGGCCTCTCGATCTCTGGTGCGAGCTTGCCGGCGCGCTGTGCGGTCTCGAAGGGTGCCGGCCCATTCTGACCTGGGGCAGCGAGGAGGAGCGGGTCGCCGTCGCGTCCATCCATGAGGCCTCCGGGGAGCGGGCGGCGATATGGCCGAGGGGGTCGCTGACGGAACTGGCTGCCCTGCTTGAGCGGGCCGACCTGGTGATCGGAGGAGATACCGGTCCGATCCATATCGCGGCCGCAGTGGGCACGCCGACCGTTTCCCTCTTCCGGGTCACCGACGCGGAGCGGAACGGCCCGCAGGGGAAAGACCACATCCGCCTGCAGGCCCCCCTGGACTGCTCCCCCTGCTTGAAGAAAGCTTGTGAACGGGACGACGAGTGCGGACACAGCATAGACATTGATAGGGTTCTGCGCGCTGCCTTGTCCCTGATTGAGGGGCGATCATGCACGAAATGA
- a CDS encoding lipopolysaccharide kinase InaA family protein, producing the protein MHEMIEKGGMVVAADAYPLLQKAGLTSFDAFMEFTGGTRICHKRGRSVYRFELDGRAFYLKRNRLQRVEFLKRLSRFKLPARGAWEEWESIRLVRETGLPTITPIAYGERRALNLEIGSFTLTEELYGAEPLDAFIEREWSAAPRSSKRGEKRKVICDLARLARRFHDRGMNHQDFYLNHFFIDETGNLYLLDLQRVQHRPEVPIRFVVKDLGQLFYSSLRFPCISKSDKMFFLLNYLGQRQLDRKGKSLARKILTKNARIARHDVKLHARRRKRGELR; encoded by the coding sequence ATGCACGAAATGATCGAGAAGGGGGGAATGGTGGTTGCGGCCGATGCTTATCCCCTCCTGCAGAAAGCCGGGCTTACCAGCTTCGATGCCTTCATGGAATTTACCGGCGGGACCCGGATCTGTCATAAGCGGGGGCGTTCGGTTTATCGATTCGAGCTCGACGGTCGCGCATTCTACCTGAAACGGAATCGTCTTCAGCGTGTCGAGTTCCTCAAGCGTCTGAGCCGCTTCAAGCTGCCAGCCCGCGGAGCTTGGGAAGAATGGGAAAGCATCCGACTTGTCCGGGAGACGGGATTGCCGACGATCACGCCGATCGCATATGGTGAAAGGCGGGCCCTGAACCTGGAAATAGGCTCCTTCACTCTGACCGAAGAACTCTACGGGGCAGAGCCGCTCGATGCCTTTATTGAGCGCGAGTGGTCCGCAGCTCCTCGCAGCTCGAAGCGTGGAGAGAAGCGAAAGGTTATATGTGATCTTGCCCGGTTGGCGCGGCGTTTCCACGACCGAGGGATGAATCACCAGGATTTTTACCTTAACCATTTTTTTATTGACGAGACGGGGAATCTTTATCTGCTTGACTTGCAGCGCGTTCAACACCGGCCGGAAGTGCCGATACGATTTGTGGTGAAGGACCTCGGTCAGTTGTTTTATTCGAGTCTCCGTTTCCCCTGCATCAGCAAGAGCGATAAGATGTTTTTTCTGCTTAATTATCTTGGCCAGAGACAGTTGGATCGAAAGGGCAAGTCGCTGGCCAGAAAAATTCTGACCAAGAACGCCCGGATCGCTCGCCACGATGTGAAACTGCATGCCCGGCGACGCAAACGAGGAGAACTGCGGTAA
- a CDS encoding glycosyltransferase family 2 protein, translating to MRENDWSHIRLAYVIYFYFDQENSTSLTELLREYATYPREVIDHVHFTIVDDGSPVKVEIPEDINLNILYLRIDENIQWNQGGARNLGVVMARADKVFATDLDHKLPEQTLRELVTRKNPGRTFYKFKRLNEKGEDIGYHLNTLFFSRARFFRFHALDEQFCGHYGYEDALFWRWQRYHGTRFLYLPGRHHCVHRSSLDLKKSYHSLERDLSRNRTIAERTRKAWKTYGPQAGHSRQFLCFPWHVIEERARRTTLPSLKTARSWARTWWWRWLFG from the coding sequence ATGAGAGAGAACGATTGGTCGCACATCAGGCTTGCCTATGTGATTTACTTTTATTTCGACCAGGAAAACTCGACCTCTCTTACCGAGCTTTTGCGTGAGTACGCCACCTATCCCAGGGAGGTCATCGATCATGTACATTTCACCATTGTCGACGACGGTTCTCCTGTTAAAGTCGAGATCCCCGAAGACATCAATCTGAACATTCTATACCTGCGTATAGATGAGAATATTCAGTGGAATCAGGGCGGGGCTAGAAACCTGGGGGTTGTTATGGCCAGGGCCGACAAGGTATTTGCCACCGACCTCGACCATAAACTGCCTGAGCAGACTCTGAGGGAACTCGTGACCCGGAAAAATCCCGGCCGCACGTTTTACAAGTTCAAGCGTCTGAACGAAAAGGGAGAAGACATTGGTTACCATCTGAATACCCTTTTTTTCTCCCGGGCCCGTTTCTTTCGTTTTCACGCTTTGGATGAGCAGTTCTGCGGGCATTACGGCTACGAAGACGCTCTTTTCTGGAGATGGCAACGATACCACGGGACGAGATTTCTCTACCTTCCGGGCAGGCATCACTGTGTTCATCGCAGCAGCCTTGATCTGAAAAAATCCTACCATTCGCTGGAACGCGATCTGTCCCGGAACAGGACCATCGCGGAAAGGACCAGGAAGGCCTGGAAGACGTATGGCCCGCAGGCGGGACATAGCCGGCAGTTTCTCTGCTTTCCCTGGCATGTCATAGAAGAAAGGGCCCGCCGAACCACCCTTCCGTCTTTGAAAACCGCCCGGTCCTGGGCCCGGACCTGGTGGTGGCGCTGGTTGTTCGGATGA